The DNA region GTAGCAATCTTAAAATAGGAATGATCACAAATGGATTCGGGAAATTTCAGATGGATAATATAAAGGCTTTGGGTATTGAAAAGTATTTTGATGTTATTTTAGTTTCGGAGTGGGAAGGAATAAAAAAGCCAGACCCGCAAATATTCCAGAGAGCAATATCGAAACTTGATGTTTTGCCTTATGAAAGTCTATTTATGGGTGACCACCCAGAAAATGATGTGAAAGGTGCTCAAAATATAGGAATGAAGGGCATTTGGAAAAAGGACTATCAATGGCATAATGTAGATGCAGACTATATAGTCGATGATCTGGCACAATTGCCTGCTATTATTGGAAGGAAGGGTTAAACCATATATGGTGTAACTAAGGAGAACATTCTGAGTGTTATTATAAAAAAGGGGATCGGAATTATGGGATATAAATTCAAAATAATGAAACAAGAGCAGGCAGAAGAAATAGCTTACAAGTGGCATTATGATGGTAAATATTCTTTTTACGATATGGAATCAGATAAAGAAGATTTAGTCGAGTTTCTTGACCCTGAAAAACGCGGGCATTCTTACTTTGTTGTGATTAATGAGAAGGAAGTTATTGGCTTCTTTAGTTTTAATAAAGTAGCTAATAATACAATTGATATAGGGTTAGGGTTGAGACCAGATTTAACTGGTAGTGGTAATGGATTGGAATTTCTAAAGGCAGGTTTAGAGTTTGCGAAAGCAAAATACAAACCGGAAAAAACAACATTATCAGTAGCAACTTTTAATCAAAGAGCGATAAAGATATATAGGAAAATCGGATTTGAAGAGCTTGAAACTTTTATTCAAGATACAAATGGCAGTAGTTTTGAATTTTTGAAAATGGTTAAATATTATTGAATTGGTGGGAATGATAAATGGAACCTAAATGGCTTGATTGGGCAAAACAACTGCAATCAATTTCACAGGCAGGATTAACATATTCTAACGATGTTTATGATTTGGAAAGATTTGAATTAATAAGAAATATTAGTGTTGAAATATTATCGCAACACACAGATATGGATGAGACAGCTATAAGGGATTTGTTTGCAAATGAAACTGGTTATGCAACACCTAAAGTAGATATTAGGGCTGTTGTATTTAAGGATAATAAAATATTAATGGTCAGAGAAAATACAGATGGTGATTGGTCGTTACCTGGAGGTTGGGGTGACATTGGACTAACACCAAGTGAAGTTGCAGTCAAAGAAGTAAAAGAAGAATCAGGGTTTGATGTGAAGGTAATCAAATTGTTAGGTGTTCTTGATAAAAAGTGCCATCCACACCCTCCTTCTCCATATCACGTATATAAAATATTTTTCAGATGCGAAATAATTGGCGGGCAGCCAAAGGAAGGAATTGAAACGAGTGCAGTTGAATTTTTTGCTGAAAATGAACTACCATCTTTATCGATAGCAAGGAATACAGAATCGCAAATTCAATTGGCTTTTAAACATTTACATAATCCACAAGAACCTGTCTATTTTGATTGATATTATAACAAATATATTATCTAGATTTTTTTAGAATCTATAAGGGGGAATGGGAGTGTCACAATCTCTTATTTTTGATATGGATGGAACGTTATTTCAAACGAACACAATTTTAGAAATTTCACTTCAAGAAACATTTAATCATTTAGAAGCTTTGGATTTATGGGATAAAGAAACACCTATTGAAAAGTACCGTGAAATTATGGGCGTACCTTTACCCGTAGTATGGGAAACTTTATTGCCTGATCATTCAAATGAGGTTCGACAACGAACAAATGAATTTTTTCACGAACAACTACTAGCTAATATTAACAGAGGTAATGGTGCTCTCTATCCAAATGTTAAAGAAGTCTTAAGCTATTTAAAAGACAAAAACTTTTCAATATACATAGCAAGCAATGGCCAAATAGAATATTTAAATACAATAGTAATATATTACAAATTAGATAAATGGGTTACAGAAACATTCAGCATCCAACATTTGCAAACTCTAAATAAAACTGATTTAGTCCGCACAATCGTAACCAAATATAATATTGAGAATGGTGCTGTAATTGGCGACAGATTATCAGATATAAACGCAGCAAAAAGCAATGGACTACTTGCGATTGGTTGTAATTTTGATTTTGCCCAGGAAGATGAACTTTCTCAAGCGGATATAATAATTGATAGCTTACTTGAATTAAAAATAGTATTAGCTAAATTAAATGCTGAGTATACAAAAGTTAATAATTGACTAATTAATTTAGTTTTAAGGAGCAAAAAGATATGAAGGGTTTAATAATTAAATCACCTTGGATTGAACTAATTCTAGAAGGGAAAAAGACTTGGGAAATAAGAGGATCGAATACAAGAATAAGAGGCACTGTTGCGCTTATTAAAAGTGGGTCTAGCAAGGTATTCGGAGAAGTTAATATTGTAGAGAGTAGAGAACTTTGTTTAGTTGATTATCGAGAAGGTGAAAAATTCCACTTTGTTGATAGTGAGTGTTCTCTTCAGTTACCTTATAAGAAAACATATGCTTGGGTTTTAGAAAACCCAGTAATATATAAAGAGCCTATTCCTTATAAACATCCGATGGGGGCGGTTATCTGGGTTAATCTAGTTAGTGAAGGAAAGGATTGTAAAAATGAATAAAATTTTAGTTCAAAATAAGAAAAGCTGGGATAAGGTAGCGCATCATTTCAACGGAATTGATGCTTTACCCAGTTATGGCCCTTTTACGCAAACAGAAGAGGAACTTCAATTGTTTGGAGATCTTAACAATAAAAAAGTACTAGATATAGGCTATGGAAGTGGACATTCTTTACGCTATATGGCGGATAAGGGTGCAAGTGAGCTATGGGGCGTCGATATTTCCGAATCACAAAAGGCAGCTGCAGAGGAAACGCTTAAGGGGTTACATCCGCGCTTATATTGTTCACCTATGGAAATTGACTGCAATCTACCAAATTACTATTTTGATTATGTTTACTCAATTTATGCTATTGGTTGGACGACGGACTTAGCGTCTACTTTTAACCTAATTTACTCATACTTGAAATCAGGAGGAGTATTTATCTTCAGTTGGGACCACCCATTATATCCTTATTTGCAATCAGAAAATGGAGTGATAACTCTCGATGGGTCATACCAAGAAGAGGGATTTACGACCTTTAATCGATTTAAAGGGGAAAACGTCTCGATGAGTATTCCTAAAAGAAAGATGGCAACTTATCTTAACGAATTGATTCGGGCAGGATTTTCCATACATTCAGTGATAGAGAGTGATGTACCTAATTATTATGAGAATCATGAAGAAGTCATTTCTGATCGATATTATTCTTTATATAAAGCTAGAAGATTTCCAACAACAATGATTATTAAAGCGGTAAAGGATTAGAACGTTCTTAATAAGGCCTCTTAATGAATCTATTGGTGTTTAACAAGGACACCTTTGCTTAGGAGGTGTCCTTGTTTTTTTTTAGAGAGGCAAATCTTAAACTTTAAATCTCCTTTGAAGAAACTGGTAAAAATAGCTTGATGCCACGTTTATTAAACGGTAATAGTTTTATATCCGCAATTAAGTGACTAATGTAAGCTGCAAGGCAGGTATAGAAGACGCCTTCAATTCCGATGGACGCTTCAAATTTGGAAGCAATGATGCCGAAGAAAATGATCCCTACAATCGAATGGGTATAGCTGCGGTGTGAAATAAAAGACGCGATTAAAATATAAATCCCAAGTAGAAACAACCAGGTTTCTTGTAATGTGAATCCTCCAGCTAGTACCCCGATCCCTGTGATTGTTAACATATGCCTTTGCTTAATCAATGACGATACGACGATTATCGCTAAACCAATTCCGATACCAATCCATTTTTCTTTAGTCGTTCCCTCATAAAAGCTATAAAAAATCATCATAGTCCCAATCAACTGGGCAACTGTACGAATCAACTCATGCGATAGAGTGATTTTGTCACGAAGTTTCCCATCAATGTCGAGGTCGGGAATTAAACCTGATATGCAGCCTAATCCAACTAAAAAGAGTGTCGTAGAAGGAGTTGTATTCATCGTGTTTGCAACGACAAATCCTGTTGCTGCGCCAATTGCTGCGTGTGCCGTCCCATTCACTTATTTTCACCTCAATAAAGAAATTTAGGTATTTTCATAAAACACCACCATAAAGAGTTTACACCAAAACACTCGTTCTGTTTATAGGTAATTTCGGCTATTATACTAGCTAAATAAGATTAAGCGTAAAGTCGGATTTTATGCCTGGGCATTTATGGGAAATAACTAGAGTAGAAATGTCCGGAGCAATGACTTATTCAATTTATTAGGGCAAAAGAAAAAGGGTAACACTAAATAAATTACGAATTATCAGTCTTTAATTTTCCTTTAGTATTGATAGATTTGTATGGAGTAATTGAATGGGAGTAGCGAGGAAAACAAATGGGAAAAGGTGTCCCTTATAATAACTACTATCTTTGGTTTCACGTAAAGGAGGACGAAATTAGCCATCGCGGGCAGATAAGATCAATTAATCGATTGTTGTTATATAATGAAATCTAGATCACTGTTAGCTCAAGGAGAGTTTTATGGAAATTTCATTGATTAGACATGGAAAATCAAAACTTACTGAAAATGAAAAAATAACTTGTATCGAGTTTAAGAAGTGGGTTGAAAAATATAACAATAACGGAGTGTTTAAAGAGTCAAGCTACCCTGCAGTGGCGCTTAAAAAAGTAGCAGCCTCAAATATTGTTTTTACCAGTGATTTACAAAGGTCTGTCGAATCAGCAAGGTTATTGAATCCAGGAACAAAAATAATTTCAGACCGCATATTTCGAGAAATTGAGTTACCTTCAAATCCCACCAAATTAGTTGGAATAAAATTAAAAGCCAGTATCTGGGCAGTGATTTTAAGAGTATTTTGGTTTAGTGGTTATTCTAACGAATGTGAGTCTTTTAGTCAGGCAAAATTGCGGGCAAGTAAGGCATCCCAACAGCTAATTGGTTATGCAGATGTTCATAAAAAGATAGTTTTAGTTGGTCATGGTTTTTTTAATATGTTGATTGCTAAGGAATTGCAGAAATTGGGATGGAAAGGTAAAAGAAAACCAGGGGCAAAACATTGGAGTTGTACTACATATACCCTGACGAACTAAGGGGTAGCGTGGCCAATGAAAAATCTAGCTATTCCATTCTTTTTTAAAAATATTTATGAAATTTATTAAAAGGGAGATTTAGATAATGACTAAATTAAAAAATAAGTACCTTAATGGTATTCCATGGGTGTTAATTACTCTTTTATTAGTTGTTTGCTTTTTAATTATTGCATCCAGTTATTTCAATACCAAAGAAATTAGTTCAGTTACTTCTCAGTGTTATGAAAATGGTGGAGAAGCCATATTAGAAATACATAACAACATCACAAATAAATATTCTTTTGAATGTAAATAATTTCTACAGTTGAAGACAAAAGCGCTCAGAAACCATTTTACAAATTGTAATATCAACTA from Neobacillus sp. FSL H8-0543 includes:
- a CDS encoding HAD family hydrolase; this translates as MIKAVLFDLDGTLLNRDASVKMFIDRQYDRLNSFVGHITKRQFVKKFIELDNRGYVWKDKVYQQLVNEFAIERITWEELLQDYIHEFKNNCVPFPNLIEMLEELKSSNLKIGMITNGFGKFQMDNIKALGIEKYFDVILVSEWEGIKKPDPQIFQRAISKLDVLPYESLFMGDHPENDVKGAQNIGMKGIWKKDYQWHNVDADYIVDDLAQLPAIIGRKG
- a CDS encoding HAD hydrolase-like protein, with product MSQSLIFDMDGTLFQTNTILEISLQETFNHLEALDLWDKETPIEKYREIMGVPLPVVWETLLPDHSNEVRQRTNEFFHEQLLANINRGNGALYPNVKEVLSYLKDKNFSIYIASNGQIEYLNTIVIYYKLDKWVTETFSIQHLQTLNKTDLVRTIVTKYNIENGAVIGDRLSDINAAKSNGLLAIGCNFDFAQEDELSQADIIIDSLLELKIVLAKLNAEYTKVNN
- a CDS encoding metal-dependent hydrolase; translated protein: MNGTAHAAIGAATGFVVANTMNTTPSTTLFLVGLGCISGLIPDLDIDGKLRDKITLSHELIRTVAQLIGTMMIFYSFYEGTTKEKWIGIGIGLAIIVVSSLIKQRHMLTITGIGVLAGGFTLQETWLFLLGIYILIASFISHRSYTHSIVGIIFFGIIASKFEASIGIEGVFYTCLAAYISHLIADIKLLPFNKRGIKLFLPVSSKEI
- a CDS encoding class I SAM-dependent methyltransferase, encoding MNKILVQNKKSWDKVAHHFNGIDALPSYGPFTQTEEELQLFGDLNNKKVLDIGYGSGHSLRYMADKGASELWGVDISESQKAAAEETLKGLHPRLYCSPMEIDCNLPNYYFDYVYSIYAIGWTTDLASTFNLIYSYLKSGGVFIFSWDHPLYPYLQSENGVITLDGSYQEEGFTTFNRFKGENVSMSIPKRKMATYLNELIRAGFSIHSVIESDVPNYYENHEEVISDRYYSLYKARRFPTTMIIKAVKD
- a CDS encoding ASCH domain-containing protein produces the protein MKGLIIKSPWIELILEGKKTWEIRGSNTRIRGTVALIKSGSSKVFGEVNIVESRELCLVDYREGEKFHFVDSECSLQLPYKKTYAWVLENPVIYKEPIPYKHPMGAVIWVNLVSEGKDCKNE
- a CDS encoding histidine phosphatase family protein, which produces MEISLIRHGKSKLTENEKITCIEFKKWVEKYNNNGVFKESSYPAVALKKVAASNIVFTSDLQRSVESARLLNPGTKIISDRIFREIELPSNPTKLVGIKLKASIWAVILRVFWFSGYSNECESFSQAKLRASKASQQLIGYADVHKKIVLVGHGFFNMLIAKELQKLGWKGKRKPGAKHWSCTTYTLTN
- a CDS encoding NUDIX hydrolase → MEPKWLDWAKQLQSISQAGLTYSNDVYDLERFELIRNISVEILSQHTDMDETAIRDLFANETGYATPKVDIRAVVFKDNKILMVRENTDGDWSLPGGWGDIGLTPSEVAVKEVKEESGFDVKVIKLLGVLDKKCHPHPPSPYHVYKIFFRCEIIGGQPKEGIETSAVEFFAENELPSLSIARNTESQIQLAFKHLHNPQEPVYFD
- a CDS encoding GNAT family N-acetyltransferase yields the protein MGYKFKIMKQEQAEEIAYKWHYDGKYSFYDMESDKEDLVEFLDPEKRGHSYFVVINEKEVIGFFSFNKVANNTIDIGLGLRPDLTGSGNGLEFLKAGLEFAKAKYKPEKTTLSVATFNQRAIKIYRKIGFEELETFIQDTNGSSFEFLKMVKYY